In the genome of Spirochaetia bacterium, one region contains:
- a CDS encoding super-infection exclusion protein B, whose product MESGHWHSVFIERGSNFNDDCFFSVISIITDRRRNKRIRANLKKKLQTLSPRQKAIILQVLRSKDKTITLDKNSGDTIYLVNNLFLHMPEQAFTLGWNNEMILTYVSQPWLLDLYNEESELFK is encoded by the coding sequence GTGGAATCGGGTCATTGGCATAGTGTTTTTATTGAGCGTGGCTCTAATTTCAACGATGATTGTTTTTTTTCGGTGATTTCAATTATTACAGATAGAAGAAGAAATAAGCGAATCAGGGCGAATTTAAAGAAAAAACTTCAGACACTCAGCCCAAGACAAAAAGCTATTATTTTACAGGTTTTGAGAAGTAAAGATAAGACAATCACTTTGGATAAGAATTCTGGAGATACGATTTACTTAGTAAATAACCTGTTTCTACACATGCCAGAACAAGCATTTACATTGGGCTGGAATAACGAAATGATACTGACGTATGTTTCGCAACCTTGGTTGTTGGATTTATATAATGAAGAGTCTGAATTATTTAAATAG
- a CDS encoding restriction endonuclease subunit S produces the protein MRRLLKDIAVIGAGQGAPQGDSNYCDNGTPFIKAGNLQELIEGKDINDIQQVSENVAKEHRLKIYPRGTILFAKSGMSCMKGYVYVLPQDAYVVSHLACITPNEDCSEYLRYYFTFHKPNQLVKDAAYPSISLSDIGDLEIDMKSVSERTDIVNQLKHIESIISLRQEELSALDELIKARFVELFGDARVNPNKYDTIPFIDIVDYMGDIGSNGANKVVVDHLDMKDEEDYAMMVRFTNFTKNDFTNDVKYVSKEAYDFFKKSQIFGGELIICKIGSAGQNYVMPYLNRPVSLGLNQIMVRIKENILMPYLYQYLHTNYGEFLISGCVNGAVTKTITKTELKKIPVMLPPMELQKEFADFVKQVDKSKVVVQKAQEETQMLFDSLMQEYFG, from the coding sequence ATGAGAAGATTGTTAAAAGATATTGCCGTAATAGGCGCTGGGCAAGGAGCACCACAAGGTGATAGCAATTATTGTGATAATGGAACACCTTTTATTAAGGCAGGTAATCTTCAAGAATTGATTGAAGGAAAAGACATCAATGATATTCAGCAAGTATCAGAGAATGTTGCTAAAGAGCATAGGTTGAAAATATATCCGAGAGGAACAATTTTATTTGCTAAAAGTGGAATGTCTTGTATGAAAGGGTATGTATATGTTTTGCCACAGGATGCGTATGTAGTAAGCCATTTGGCATGCATTACCCCAAACGAAGATTGCTCTGAATATTTAAGATATTATTTTACTTTTCATAAACCTAATCAGCTAGTCAAGGATGCTGCTTATCCATCTATAAGTTTGTCTGATATTGGTGATTTGGAAATTGATATGAAATCTGTATCAGAGAGAACAGATATTGTAAATCAGTTGAAGCATATTGAGTCCATTATTTCATTAAGACAGGAAGAATTATCTGCTTTAGACGAACTCATTAAAGCCCGATTTGTCGAGTTATTTGGAGATGCAAGGGTGAATCCTAATAAGTACGATACTATACCTTTTATTGATATCGTTGATTATATGGGAGATATCGGTTCCAATGGTGCAAATAAGGTAGTGGTTGATCATCTTGATATGAAAGATGAAGAAGATTATGCAATGATGGTTCGTTTTACGAATTTCACAAAGAATGATTTTACTAACGATGTCAAATATGTTTCAAAAGAGGCATATGACTTCTTTAAAAAATCACAGATATTTGGTGGCGAGTTGATTATATGCAAGATAGGTAGTGCTGGTCAAAACTACGTTATGCCATATTTGAATAGACCAGTTTCACTAGGACTTAATCAGATTATGGTAAGAATAAAAGAAAATATTCTTATGCCATATTTATATCAGTATCTACATACCAATTATGGTGAGTTTCTGATTTCTGGATGTGTCAATGGAGCTGTTACCAAGACTATTACCAAAACAGAGTTAAAGAAAATACCTGTGATGTTACCACCAATGGAACTACAGAAAGAGTTCGCAGACTTCGTCAAACAAGTCGACAAATCAAAAGTTGTTGTTCAAAAGGCACAAGAAGAAACGCAAATGCTTTTTGATAGTTTGATGCAAGAATATTTTGGTTAG
- a CDS encoding type I restriction-modification system subunit M, with amino-acid sequence MTGELGNKIDSLWEIFWNGGITNPLDVVEQMTYLMFIKDLDDTDNLRAKEAAMLGLPYKSIFADGVEIGDRKVDGNQLKWSTFHDFPAQRMYSVVQEWVFPFIKNLHGDKDSAYSKYMDDAIFKVNTPLMLSKIVDAMDEIYSMMEALHQTDIRGDVYEYLLSKIAQSGVNGHFRTPRHIIRMMVEMMDPKPTDSICDPACGTSGFLVTSGDYLREKYKKEVLLDKQNRNHFMNDMFHGYDMDRTMLRIGAMNMMTHGVENPFIEYRDSLSDQNPDKDMYSLILANPPFKGNHDADTVSTDLQKVCKTKKTELLFLALFVRMLKIGGRCACIVPDGVLFGSSKAHQAIRKEIVENQRLEAVISMPSGVFKPYAGVSTGILIFTKTGHGGTDDVWFYDMTADGFSLDDKRSEIKDNDIPDIISRFKSLEIEKDRKRTEKSFMVSKKEIADNGYDLSINKYKEVEYVAVEYPPTSEIMANIRDIEKQISQEMDELEKLLNE; translated from the coding sequence ATGACCGGAGAACTTGGTAATAAGATTGATAGTTTGTGGGAGATCTTTTGGAACGGTGGAATTACAAATCCGCTTGATGTTGTTGAGCAGATGACGTATCTCATGTTCATAAAGGATTTGGATGATACAGACAATCTCCGTGCAAAGGAAGCTGCTATGCTTGGACTTCCTTACAAGAGTATATTTGCAGATGGAGTCGAGATTGGAGACCGCAAGGTTGACGGTAATCAGCTTAAGTGGTCTACATTCCATGATTTCCCGGCGCAGAGAATGTACTCCGTTGTCCAGGAGTGGGTATTCCCTTTTATAAAGAATCTTCACGGAGACAAGGATTCTGCATATAGCAAATATATGGATGACGCGATCTTTAAGGTAAATACTCCTTTGATGCTTTCCAAGATTGTGGATGCAATGGACGAGATTTACTCCATGATGGAAGCGCTTCATCAGACAGATATCCGAGGCGATGTATATGAGTACCTTCTTTCCAAGATTGCTCAGTCTGGTGTTAACGGCCATTTTAGAACTCCGAGACATATTATTCGTATGATGGTAGAGATGATGGATCCGAAACCGACAGACAGTATCTGTGATCCTGCTTGCGGAACTTCCGGATTCCTTGTTACCAGTGGTGACTACTTAAGAGAGAAATACAAGAAAGAAGTTCTTCTTGATAAACAGAACAGAAATCATTTCATGAATGATATGTTCCACGGATATGACATGGACAGAACCATGCTTCGTATCGGTGCCATGAATATGATGACTCATGGTGTTGAGAATCCATTTATCGAGTATCGTGACAGCTTATCAGATCAGAACCCTGATAAGGATATGTACTCCCTTATTTTGGCTAATCCACCCTTTAAGGGCAACCATGATGCAGATACTGTATCAACAGATCTTCAGAAGGTATGTAAGACCAAGAAAACAGAACTTTTATTCCTGGCATTGTTTGTAAGAATGCTTAAGATTGGAGGAAGATGTGCATGTATCGTTCCTGATGGTGTGCTCTTTGGATCTTCCAAAGCACATCAGGCTATCAGAAAAGAAATTGTAGAGAACCAGCGACTTGAAGCAGTTATCTCCATGCCTTCCGGTGTGTTTAAACCTTATGCTGGAGTTTCAACAGGAATACTCATCTTTACCAAGACCGGTCACGGCGGAACAGATGATGTATGGTTCTATGATATGACCGCAGACGGTTTCAGCCTTGATGATAAGCGCTCTGAAATCAAGGATAATGATATCCCTGATATTATCAGCCGATTCAAGAGCCTTGAGATTGAAAAGGACAGAAAACGCACAGAAAAGTCCTTCATGGTATCTAAGAAGGAAATTGCTGATAACGGTTATGATCTCTCAATCAATAAATACAAAGAGGTTGAATATGTTGCGGTAGAGTATCCACCGACATCAGAGATCATGGCAAATATCAGAGATATTGAGAAGCAGATCAGCCAGGAAATGGATGAGCTTGAAAAGCTTCTAAATGAGTAA
- a CDS encoding Fic family protein → MRNFDYSKKMEKLLTPEIVALLTQIHEYKGEQSLFIEAKADTLTQLVEIAKIQSTEASNKIEGIYTSDARLKALVKDKTTPKTRNEREIAGYRDVLNTIHESHDYISIRPNMILQLHRGLYKFEGYDIGGKYKAADNIIEEEDEQGNKFVRFRPVPAWETPEAIENLCNEFDKALGTGTIDPLLLIPMFILDFLCIHPFNDGNGRMSRLLTLLLLYRAGYIVGKYISIEHLIEKTKASYYECLQESSINWHEEENNYVPFVQYMLGVVVAAYRDFSDRVKTLVVSGLSKPERVAELIKNTYGEITKSQIMEKCPDISRITVERALAELLSSENIIKIGGGRYTKYVWNRDKE, encoded by the coding sequence TTGAGAAATTTTGATTATAGTAAAAAAATGGAAAAGCTACTGACACCTGAGATTGTGGCATTGCTTACACAGATCCATGAGTATAAAGGCGAACAGTCACTTTTTATTGAAGCGAAGGCAGATACACTGACACAGCTTGTAGAGATAGCCAAGATTCAGAGTACTGAGGCATCCAACAAGATTGAAGGTATCTATACTTCTGATGCCAGATTAAAAGCACTTGTTAAGGATAAGACCACACCTAAGACGAGAAATGAGCGAGAAATCGCCGGGTACAGAGATGTTCTTAATACAATTCATGAAAGTCATGATTATATTTCGATAAGGCCGAATATGATCCTTCAGCTTCATAGAGGTCTATATAAATTTGAAGGTTATGATATCGGCGGAAAGTATAAAGCTGCGGACAATATCATTGAGGAAGAAGATGAGCAGGGTAACAAGTTCGTAAGATTCAGACCAGTTCCTGCATGGGAAACGCCTGAAGCAATCGAGAACCTTTGTAATGAATTTGATAAAGCTCTTGGAACTGGAACGATAGATCCGCTTCTTTTGATACCAATGTTCATATTGGATTTCTTATGTATCCATCCGTTTAATGACGGTAACGGAAGAATGAGCAGGCTACTTACATTGCTTTTATTATATAGAGCTGGATATATCGTAGGAAAGTATATCAGTATCGAGCATCTTATAGAAAAGACCAAGGCTTCATACTATGAATGCCTACAGGAAAGCTCTATTAACTGGCATGAAGAAGAAAATAATTATGTGCCGTTTGTACAGTATATGCTTGGCGTTGTAGTTGCCGCATACAGAGATTTTTCTGACAGGGTTAAGACTCTGGTTGTCAGCGGTCTTTCGAAACCGGAACGTGTAGCTGAACTAATTAAGAACACATACGGTGAAATCACAAAGTCGCAGATTATGGAGAAATGCCCTGACATCAGTCGTATAACAGTTGAAAGAGCATTGGCCGAACTATTGTCATCGGAAAACATCATAAAGATCGGTGGCGGCAGATATACAAAATATGTTTGGAACAGAGATAAGGAATAA
- a CDS encoding plasmid recombination protein has translation MYYLQQSLQSAYEEIFGQAVAEYNAKQKRSDRKIDDYLAKIKNSGNKEKQFYETLVQIGKKDDTGVLDENGVLSEDAKQAKEVLNEYVRTFQERNPNLILFNAVFHMDEATPHLHLDYIPVAHGYKTGLKTRNSLTKALQEMGIAPAVAKTDNETMHWQERERNYLMELCYDRGIEMEILGVDCDSYSIPEYKQAMREKEATEAEIEILNSEKIEITEAMADIDAEISKQQETLHEINERISEAEKKVEVKAKTLDKILDAGKPVDKEISEIREMATVTTPIFGGEPMVKIPKKIFD, from the coding sequence ATGTATTATCTTCAGCAGTCATTGCAATCTGCTTACGAAGAGATCTTTGGGCAGGCAGTGGCAGAATATAATGCCAAGCAAAAGCGCAGTGATCGTAAGATTGATGACTATCTGGCGAAGATAAAAAATTCCGGGAATAAAGAAAAACAATTTTACGAGACCTTGGTTCAGATTGGAAAGAAAGATGATACTGGAGTATTGGATGAGAATGGAGTGCTGTCAGAGGATGCAAAGCAGGCCAAGGAAGTTCTGAATGAGTATGTTAGGACATTTCAGGAAAGGAATCCTAATTTGATTCTATTCAATGCAGTTTTTCATATGGATGAGGCAACACCTCATCTGCATCTGGATTATATTCCGGTTGCTCATGGTTATAAGACCGGACTAAAAACGAGGAATAGCCTGACGAAGGCTTTGCAGGAAATGGGAATCGCTCCGGCTGTTGCCAAGACAGATAACGAGACCATGCATTGGCAGGAACGAGAGCGAAACTATCTCATGGAACTATGTTACGATAGAGGAATTGAGATGGAGATTCTCGGCGTAGATTGTGATAGTTATAGCATCCCGGAATATAAACAAGCCATGAGGGAGAAAGAAGCTACAGAAGCAGAAATTGAGATTCTGAACTCTGAGAAGATTGAAATTACCGAAGCAATGGCTGATATCGATGCGGAGATTTCAAAGCAACAGGAAACGCTGCATGAAATCAATGAGCGAATTTCTGAAGCTGAGAAAAAAGTTGAAGTAAAGGCAAAGACTCTCGATAAAATCTTGGATGCAGGCAAACCGGTAGATAAGGAAATCTCAGAAATCAGGGAAATGGCCACTGTGACAACTCCGATTTTTGGAGGAGAACCTATGGTAAAGATTCCAAAGAAAATCTTTGATTAG
- a CDS encoding CHC2 zinc finger domain-containing protein, with amino-acid sequence MNIFEEVKARVSAKDVAMHYGLKLNRNGMACCPFHDDKHPSMKVDIDHYHCFGYEAHGDAISYVAAFFGIGQYEAACKINEDFALGVETDHRLSDQERQVIERQRTDRARITDIKGHFQEWKRKEIDELLECEQLIEQSEEHLMNADPHVVYVSNGFAYMMHVKAIIGYWLDILCMGSEEEARDFFLTDGKEVSRIVANVKRAGETILGRNSKSA; translated from the coding sequence TTGAATATTTTTGAAGAAGTAAAGGCCCGCGTTTCTGCAAAAGATGTGGCAATGCATTATGGTCTAAAGTTGAACAGGAATGGAATGGCATGTTGTCCCTTCCATGATGATAAGCATCCAAGTATGAAGGTTGATATTGATCATTATCACTGCTTCGGATACGAAGCGCACGGTGATGCGATTAGTTATGTTGCAGCGTTCTTTGGCATTGGACAATATGAAGCAGCCTGTAAGATCAACGAAGATTTTGCGCTAGGAGTTGAAACTGACCATAGGCTTTCAGATCAGGAAAGACAAGTTATCGAGAGGCAGCGTACAGACCGTGCAAGAATCACTGATATTAAGGGGCACTTTCAGGAGTGGAAGAGAAAAGAAATTGATGAACTGCTGGAATGTGAGCAGTTGATTGAACAGTCCGAAGAGCATCTTATGAATGCAGATCCGCATGTGGTGTATGTATCAAATGGATTTGCCTATATGATGCATGTTAAGGCGATCATCGGATACTGGTTGGATATCCTTTGTATGGGTTCGGAAGAGGAAGCCAGAGACTTCTTTCTGACAGATGGGAAGGAGGTGAGCCGTATTGTCGCAAATGTTAAGCGAGCAGGAGAAACGATCCTGGGAAGAAACAGCAAGAGTGCTTAA
- a CDS encoding site-specific integrase, with the protein MANSAKRDSNGTWYIQFRYTDWTGTKRKSSKRGFRTKKEAEDWLSHFLLQQASDPSMTLSDFWDIYKTDMSKRLKETTMDNKEYLMNQKILPYFGTTPINEITPAKIRKWQGEMMGMGFKPTYLRTINNQLSAILNYVVSFYDFKSNPCKKAGSMGKGRADERPYWTLEEFRQFLDAVSDKHESWIGFQILFWTGIRVGELLALKVEDIDLENKVITIDESYTRLKQKGIISTPKTENSIRQITIHDELALALQEYMACLYKPRPGSRLFPERTKRFFEHEMERGIELSGVKKITVHCLRHSHASLLVDMGISPLAISKRLGHEKVTTTIETYCHPSADAQFKIADALGKVNRGEEDALREKSKKTP; encoded by the coding sequence ATGGCAAATAGTGCAAAAAGAGATTCCAACGGAACCTGGTATATACAGTTCAGATATACGGATTGGACCGGAACCAAAAGGAAATCTTCTAAGAGAGGTTTTCGAACCAAGAAAGAAGCAGAAGACTGGCTGAGTCATTTCCTGTTACAGCAGGCATCGGATCCAAGTATGACGCTCTCGGATTTCTGGGATATCTACAAAACGGATATGAGTAAGCGACTGAAAGAAACAACGATGGATAACAAGGAATACCTGATGAATCAGAAAATCCTTCCGTATTTCGGAACTACTCCGATCAATGAAATTACTCCGGCAAAGATTCGAAAGTGGCAAGGTGAAATGATGGGAATGGGATTCAAGCCAACGTATCTGAGAACCATCAATAATCAGCTCTCCGCAATATTGAATTATGTAGTTAGCTTCTATGATTTCAAATCGAATCCATGTAAGAAAGCAGGAAGTATGGGAAAGGGGCGAGCAGATGAAAGACCTTATTGGACACTAGAGGAATTCAGACAATTCCTGGATGCCGTCAGTGATAAGCATGAGTCGTGGATTGGCTTTCAGATTCTCTTTTGGACCGGAATCCGTGTAGGAGAATTACTGGCCCTGAAGGTAGAAGATATCGATTTGGAAAACAAAGTAATTACAATCGATGAATCTTATACAAGGCTGAAACAAAAAGGCATCATTTCTACACCCAAGACGGAGAACTCAATCCGACAGATCACGATACACGATGAACTCGCACTGGCTTTGCAGGAATATATGGCCTGTTTGTATAAGCCAAGGCCCGGATCAAGACTTTTTCCTGAAAGGACCAAGCGGTTCTTTGAGCATGAGATGGAACGAGGGATTGAACTGTCCGGTGTAAAGAAAATTACGGTGCATTGTTTAAGACATTCTCATGCATCCCTGTTGGTGGATATGGGAATCAGCCCTCTGGCAATTTCCAAGCGACTGGGTCATGAAAAAGTGACCACAACCATTGAAACATACTGTCATCCATCGGCAGATGCACAGTTTAAGATTGCAGATGCTCTTGGAAAAGTGAATCGAGGTGAAGAAGATGCCTTGCGAGAGAAAAGCAAGAAAACGCCATAA
- a CDS encoding ICEBs1 excisionase, with the protein MDEKLYYKASEVSKMIGVGRTKSYTIVKQMNQELAKQGYLVVDGKIPKDYFDEKYFGSSHREVAIA; encoded by the coding sequence ATGGATGAAAAACTTTATTACAAGGCGTCGGAAGTTTCAAAGATGATCGGCGTTGGAAGAACTAAGAGCTACACCATCGTGAAACAGATGAACCAGGAACTGGCAAAGCAGGGATATCTGGTAGTGGATGGCAAGATCCCTAAGGATTACTTTGATGAGAAGTATTTCGGAAGCTCACACAGGGAGGTGGCAATAGCATAA
- a CDS encoding helix-turn-helix domain-containing protein produces the protein MTIGENIRRIRKERGLTLKQLGDEVGVSEAYIRAYETGRRNPKQQSLEALAKALHVNVEALTGADFDGVKAMHKLFQVFRQYSGELVEYKDKDGNDQIAVGFGSLMLMSSWFDRYEKYQDDIKKCEMIKDVTERANALLKAEEDFNLWMDIYPESEPWREKLQM, from the coding sequence ATGACTATTGGAGAAAACATTCGTCGAATCCGTAAAGAACGCGGACTCACATTAAAACAGCTCGGTGATGAAGTTGGTGTCAGCGAGGCTTATATTCGTGCTTACGAAACCGGAAGGAGAAACCCTAAGCAGCAATCTCTCGAAGCACTTGCCAAGGCTCTGCATGTAAATGTAGAGGCACTAACCGGTGCTGATTTTGATGGCGTGAAAGCAATGCATAAGCTTTTTCAGGTTTTCAGACAATATAGTGGGGAGCTTGTAGAGTACAAAGATAAAGATGGCAATGATCAGATTGCCGTCGGTTTCGGAAGTCTCATGCTTATGAGTTCCTGGTTTGATCGATATGAGAAATATCAGGACGATATTAAAAAATGCGAAATGATAAAAGATGTAACAGAAAGAGCAAATGCTCTTCTGAAAGCGGAAGAAGATTTTAATCTCTGGATGGATATCTATCCGGAATCCGAACCCTGGAGAGAAAAACTCCAAATGTAG
- the guaA gene encoding glutamine-hydrolyzing GMP synthase — protein sequence MKQNQNDMIVVLDFGAQYSQLIARRVREHHVYSQILPFGSSIEEIEKLHPRGIIFSGGPASVGDAGSPRPDAGVYALGIPILGICYGLQAMTIQNGGKVNCPEKKEYGFAKLHITASSQLFEGVEEGSQIWMSHGDSVSCPAPGFTVCASTPNCRYTAVQDKERKFYGVQFHPEVVHTVEGNKILANFVLNICGCKPTWSMGSFIDDAVKEIKERVGDRQVLCGLSGGVDSSVAAVLIHRAIGDRLVCVFVNNGLLRKGEAEMVQKIFRDHYAIRLQYADAEDDFLTALKGITEPEAKRKIIGKLFVDTFYKEARKAGNISFLAQGTLYPDVIESKSAFGGPSSTIKSHHNVGGLPKDLKWELLEPLKSLFKDEVRQLGRELGLPEEMVSRHPFPGPGLGVRCVGECTKERLDTLREVDAIFIEEIRKAGLYNDIWQALACLLPVKSVGVQGDHRTYREVCSLRAVTSEDAMTADWYRMPPEVLQRAASRICNEVPGVNRVLYDITSKPPGTIEWE from the coding sequence ATGAAACAGAACCAAAATGACATGATTGTGGTACTTGATTTCGGTGCCCAATATTCCCAACTGATAGCCAGACGGGTACGGGAGCACCATGTCTATAGCCAGATCCTTCCATTTGGCAGCAGTATAGAAGAGATTGAAAAGCTTCATCCTAGGGGCATCATCTTTTCCGGAGGACCTGCGAGTGTCGGAGATGCTGGATCTCCCCGGCCGGATGCAGGAGTCTATGCCTTGGGCATCCCTATCCTTGGAATCTGCTACGGGCTGCAGGCCATGACTATCCAGAACGGCGGAAAGGTAAATTGTCCTGAAAAGAAAGAATATGGATTTGCAAAACTGCATATAACAGCTTCTTCGCAGCTTTTTGAGGGAGTGGAAGAAGGCAGCCAGATTTGGATGAGCCATGGCGATTCTGTTTCGTGTCCGGCACCGGGGTTCACGGTCTGTGCCAGTACCCCTAATTGCCGATATACAGCAGTACAGGATAAAGAGCGCAAGTTCTATGGAGTCCAGTTCCATCCTGAAGTCGTCCATACGGTAGAAGGAAACAAGATACTTGCTAATTTTGTCCTGAATATCTGTGGTTGTAAGCCTACTTGGAGCATGGGGTCATTTATTGATGATGCGGTGAAGGAAATCAAGGAACGGGTAGGGGACCGTCAGGTCCTGTGTGGTTTGTCCGGAGGTGTAGACTCTTCTGTTGCTGCTGTGCTGATACACCGTGCAATAGGTGACAGGCTTGTCTGCGTATTTGTAAACAATGGGTTGCTACGCAAAGGCGAAGCTGAAATGGTTCAGAAAATTTTCCGTGATCATTATGCGATAAGACTACAGTATGCGGATGCAGAGGATGATTTCCTTACAGCATTGAAGGGCATTACGGAGCCAGAGGCAAAGCGTAAGATCATCGGTAAGCTTTTTGTTGATACCTTCTACAAGGAGGCAAGGAAAGCTGGGAATATTTCATTCCTTGCCCAGGGAACACTGTATCCTGATGTCATCGAATCAAAGAGTGCTTTCGGTGGTCCCTCTTCGACCATCAAGAGTCATCATAATGTCGGAGGACTTCCGAAGGATCTCAAATGGGAACTTTTGGAACCACTCAAGTCTTTGTTCAAAGATGAGGTGCGACAGCTAGGGAGAGAACTTGGCCTACCGGAGGAAATGGTTTCACGTCATCCTTTCCCCGGGCCTGGCTTAGGGGTTCGCTGTGTTGGGGAATGTACCAAGGAGCGGCTTGATACCTTGCGTGAAGTTGATGCAATTTTCATTGAGGAAATAAGAAAAGCCGGCTTGTACAATGATATTTGGCAGGCACTTGCTTGTCTGCTTCCTGTTAAAAGCGTAGGCGTGCAGGGTGATCATCGGACCTATCGTGAAGTCTGTTCCTTGAGAGCCGTGACCAGTGAGGACGCCATGACCGCAGATTGGTATCGTATGCCGCCTGAAGTCCTGCAGAGAGCTGCCTCAAGGATCTGCAATGAGGTTCCGGGAGTCAACAGGGTGCTATATGATATCACAAGCAAACCACCAGGGACGATTGAATGGGAATAA
- a CDS encoding ECF transporter S component → MCFVAFTFNPFVAFLAGGIGTAVADIISSYPQWAPISFCVHGLEGLCVALLVRKGGMIRQVFGIISAVLIVAGGYFACSGIFMTTFEAAATEIPGNIGQAAVGGVLGLLLSKAVIKAYPPVKQLL, encoded by the coding sequence ATTTGCTTTGTTGCTTTTACTTTCAATCCCTTTGTTGCCTTTTTGGCCGGCGGTATCGGTACTGCTGTAGCCGATATCATATCTTCTTATCCTCAATGGGCACCTATTTCCTTCTGTGTCCATGGACTCGAAGGGCTGTGTGTGGCGCTGCTTGTACGGAAGGGTGGAATGATTCGGCAGGTATTCGGCATCATAAGTGCCGTGTTGATCGTAGCAGGAGGATATTTTGCCTGTTCCGGTATCTTTATGACGACTTTTGAAGCTGCTGCCACAGAAATTCCTGGAAATATCGGACAGGCAGCCGTAGGAGGAGTCCTTGGACTTTTGTTGTCCAAGGCCGTGATCAAGGCATATCCACCTGTCAAACAGTTGCTTTAG
- a CDS encoding energy-coupling factor transporter transmembrane protein EcfT codes for MNTVMYVRGKGLLYKLDPRSKVIATLLCSIFVFLPVRLSGVTCMAAILVVASLLSVGKKPTFNVFLTLLPMLVIMLLFLPMYHSDGTPMFSVFGFTLATREGLLQVALIDLRFISLAYVCTLLLATTKMYDFMLALQFFRIPFSVCLTISLVFRSIPAIADAFLQIQDSHKLRRAADAPRKKHRFRDFLPTLTSAMVVSLRSIPTLAMGLEARGFGRAAKRSSFHSLDSYRHAFGSSLLIVLIFAIVCLLFKS; via the coding sequence TTGAATACTGTCATGTATGTCAGAGGAAAAGGTCTCCTATATAAGCTTGATCCACGAAGCAAGGTCATTGCCACGTTGCTATGTTCAATCTTTGTGTTCTTGCCGGTACGGTTGTCAGGGGTAACCTGTATGGCCGCAATACTAGTGGTTGCTTCATTGCTATCTGTCGGGAAAAAGCCTACTTTCAATGTTTTTCTCACATTGCTGCCGATGCTTGTCATCATGTTGCTGTTCCTGCCCATGTACCATAGTGATGGGACACCCATGTTTTCAGTTTTTGGCTTTACGTTGGCTACACGGGAAGGCCTTCTGCAGGTTGCACTGATAGACTTGAGATTCATCAGCCTTGCTTATGTCTGCACACTATTGCTGGCAACAACGAAAATGTATGATTTTATGCTTGCATTGCAATTCTTCAGGATTCCTTTTTCTGTGTGTCTGACGATAAGCTTGGTATTCAGGTCCATACCTGCCATAGCAGATGCATTTCTTCAGATTCAGGATTCCCATAAACTCAGACGTGCAGCTGATGCTCCTCGTAAGAAACATCGGTTCAGGGATTTTCTCCCGACACTGACAAGTGCCATGGTCGTTTCACTACGTTCCATTCCGACTTTGGCCATGGGATTGGAGGCTAGAGGATTCGGAAGGGCAGCAAAGCGTTCTTCTTTCCATAGTCTTGATAGCTATCGGCATGCCTTCGGATCATCCTTGCTCATAGTCCTGATATTTGCTATTGTGTGTCTATTATTCAAGTCATGA